A genomic stretch from Cloacibacterium caeni includes:
- a CDS encoding bifunctional UDP-3-O-[3-hydroxymyristoyl] N-acetylglucosamine deacetylase/3-hydroxyacyl-ACP dehydratase, whose product MSEKQKTLGKEVSLSGIGLHTGRQVNLTMKPAKENTGFVFVRTDLEGNPQVEADVNYVTTTERGTTLEKLGVKIHTCEHLLAALVGMDIDNAILEMNSAEPPIMDGSSKFFVEAIEEAGVVEQEQNREYLVIKEVMNYVDPNTGSEITIIPSENYEITTMVDFGTKILGTQNASLKNITDFKDEISSARTFSFLHELEMLLDSGLIKGGDISNAIVYVDKELTPETAEKLKKAFGKEEVTIRPNGILDNLTLNYPNEAARHKLLDVIGDLALTGVKIKGKVIATKPGHFVNTQFAKKLNRQWKLQKKKNVPDFDLKAEPVFDINGIMRLLPHRPPFLLIDKILELSESHVVGLKNVSMNEPFFVGHFPKEPVMPGVLQIEAMAQAGGILVLANVPDPENYSTYFVKIDKVKFKKKVIPGDTLIFKIELIEPIRRGIVHMQGYGYVGDSVVVEAELMAQVAKTKLDS is encoded by the coding sequence ATGAGTGAAAAACAGAAGACTTTAGGTAAAGAAGTATCACTTTCTGGAATTGGACTTCACACAGGAAGACAAGTAAACCTTACCATGAAACCTGCTAAAGAAAATACAGGTTTTGTATTTGTAAGAACAGACTTAGAAGGTAATCCTCAAGTGGAAGCAGATGTAAATTATGTAACGACTACAGAAAGAGGTACTACGTTAGAAAAATTAGGTGTTAAAATCCATACTTGTGAGCATTTATTAGCTGCTCTAGTAGGAATGGATATTGATAATGCTATCTTAGAAATGAACAGTGCAGAACCACCAATTATGGATGGTTCTTCTAAATTTTTCGTAGAAGCAATAGAAGAAGCTGGAGTGGTAGAACAAGAGCAAAATAGAGAATATTTAGTCATCAAAGAAGTGATGAACTATGTAGACCCTAATACAGGCTCAGAAATTACCATTATTCCTTCTGAAAACTACGAAATTACTACAATGGTAGATTTCGGGACTAAAATTTTAGGAACTCAGAATGCTTCTCTTAAAAATATTACAGATTTTAAAGATGAAATTTCATCAGCGAGAACTTTCAGTTTCTTACACGAATTAGAAATGCTTTTAGATAGTGGCTTAATTAAAGGTGGAGATATTTCTAACGCTATTGTTTATGTAGACAAAGAATTAACTCCAGAAACCGCTGAAAAACTTAAAAAAGCTTTCGGTAAAGAAGAAGTTACCATAAGACCTAATGGTATTTTAGATAATCTTACCCTTAATTATCCTAATGAAGCTGCGCGTCATAAATTGCTAGATGTAATCGGTGATTTAGCTTTAACGGGAGTAAAAATTAAAGGAAAAGTAATTGCTACTAAACCTGGACATTTCGTGAATACACAATTTGCGAAAAAACTAAACAGACAGTGGAAATTACAAAAAAAGAAAAACGTGCCAGATTTTGATTTAAAAGCAGAACCTGTTTTTGATATTAACGGGATTATGCGTCTTTTACCACATAGACCACCATTTTTGTTGATTGATAAGATTTTAGAATTATCAGAATCTCATGTGGTAGGTCTTAAAAATGTTTCGATGAATGAACCTTTTTTTGTAGGTCATTTTCCTAAAGAACCAGTAATGCCTGGTGTTTTACAAATCGAAGCTATGGCTCAAGCTGGAGGTATTTTAGTCTTGGCAAATGTTCCAGACCCAGAAAATTATTCCACTTATTTTGTTAAAATAGATAAGGTAAAGTTCAAGAAAAAAGTAATTCCTGGAGATACTCTTATTTTTAAAATAGAACTAATAGAACCTATAAGAAGAGGCATTGTTCACATGCAAGGTTACGGTTACGTAGGAGATAGCGTAGTAGTAGAAGCAGAATTGATGGCTCAAGTTGCTAAAACCAAATTAGACTCATGA
- a CDS encoding outer membrane beta-barrel protein: MKTNVNTWLQKLLIISVGFIFTPIFSQVDFSSTRFGLIAGPTYSRIQNAHNPSSSRISFYGGALAIIPIGGDDMFYLQPQVEYLSAGEKGDGETVYANNYLSVPVYFKAYFSEAESEFFGQLGPRFGFLLSQKVENPSRSIYNVEEFGKAAAFDLAISAGLGFSYKRKLEIVGRFDFGVSNNLPDLMGKEPQDGATNSTKRQHVLSAGITYIFD; encoded by the coding sequence ATGAAAACAAATGTTAACACTTGGCTTCAGAAATTATTGATCATTTCTGTGGGCTTCATTTTTACCCCTATTTTTTCGCAAGTAGATTTTTCTTCTACCAGATTTGGTCTCATTGCAGGGCCTACGTATTCAAGAATTCAAAATGCGCACAACCCTTCTTCTTCTAGAATTTCGTTTTATGGAGGAGCATTGGCAATCATTCCAATTGGAGGAGATGACATGTTTTATTTGCAACCACAAGTAGAATATTTAAGTGCAGGTGAAAAAGGGGACGGAGAAACCGTTTACGCGAATAATTACTTAAGTGTTCCTGTTTATTTTAAAGCTTATTTTTCTGAGGCAGAATCAGAGTTTTTTGGACAATTAGGACCGAGATTCGGTTTTTTACTCAGTCAAAAAGTTGAAAATCCTTCCAGAAGCATCTATAATGTAGAAGAATTTGGTAAAGCAGCAGCGTTTGATTTAGCCATTTCTGCAGGTTTAGGATTTAGCTACAAAAGAAAATTAGAAATTGTAGGAAGATTTGATTTTGGAGTAAGCAATAATTTACCAGATTTAATGGGAAAAGAACCACAAGATGGTGCTACCAACTCTACGAAAAGACAACACGTTTTAAGCGCAGGAATTACCTATATTTTTGATTAA
- a CDS encoding DUF1304 domain-containing protein, which produces MQTLSTILVALVALEHLYILYMEMFAWETLGKKTFKGSLPNELFKPTKKLAANQGLYNGFLAAGLIWSFFIEIPEWQKNIQFFFLGCVIVAGIYGALTASRKIFFVQALPAILALVFVLLR; this is translated from the coding sequence ATGCAAACCCTCTCCACCATTTTAGTCGCATTAGTAGCCCTAGAACATCTTTACATTTTATATATGGAGATGTTTGCTTGGGAAACTTTGGGCAAGAAAACTTTTAAAGGTTCTTTGCCAAATGAACTCTTTAAACCTACCAAAAAATTAGCCGCCAATCAAGGCTTGTATAATGGGTTTTTGGCAGCAGGATTAATCTGGAGTTTCTTCATAGAAATTCCAGAATGGCAAAAGAATATTCAGTTTTTCTTTTTGGGTTGTGTAATCGTAGCGGGAATTTATGGTGCGCTTACTGCTTCTAGAAAAATATTTTTTGTACAAGCATTACCAGCGATTTTAGCTTTGGTTTTTGTACTTTTAAGATAA
- the lpxD gene encoding UDP-3-O-(3-hydroxymyristoyl)glucosamine N-acyltransferase translates to MEFTAAQIASFINGKILGDENASITGVSPIENAQNGQLSFVSQEKFAEFISLSEASVIIVSEKFVKEENYKPTLIVVEDAYLAFQVLMNLYQQMREEKKSGIEQPSTIADSATIGENVYVGAHSYISDKSKIGNGTQIFPQVYIGKNVKIGDNSIIYSGARIYDYCVVGDNCIIHSNTVVGSDGFGFQPTKDGYQKIPQLGNVVIENNVEIGSNCSIDRGTIGSTVIGEGTKIDNLIQIAHNVKIGKNNVIAAQAGIAGSTVIGDWNMIGGQTGVAGHLKIGNQIRVQAQSGINRDVQDGETLFGTPAFNAGDYRRSYVLFRKFPEIVERINNLEKNSKENTNE, encoded by the coding sequence ATGGAATTTACTGCAGCTCAAATTGCAAGTTTTATCAATGGAAAAATCTTGGGAGACGAAAATGCCTCAATTACAGGTGTTTCGCCCATAGAGAATGCGCAAAATGGTCAACTCTCTTTTGTTTCTCAAGAAAAATTTGCAGAATTTATTTCACTTTCAGAAGCCTCTGTGATCATTGTTTCTGAAAAATTTGTTAAAGAAGAAAACTATAAACCTACACTTATTGTAGTAGAAGACGCTTATTTGGCTTTTCAGGTTTTAATGAATCTCTATCAACAGATGAGAGAAGAAAAAAAATCAGGAATTGAACAACCTTCTACCATTGCAGACAGTGCAACAATAGGCGAAAATGTCTACGTGGGTGCACATTCTTATATCTCAGATAAATCAAAAATCGGTAACGGAACACAGATTTTCCCTCAAGTTTACATCGGAAAAAATGTAAAAATTGGCGATAACTCTATTATTTATAGCGGTGCTAGAATTTATGATTACTGTGTGGTTGGTGATAATTGCATCATTCATTCTAATACTGTGGTAGGAAGTGATGGCTTCGGTTTTCAACCTACGAAAGATGGCTATCAAAAAATTCCACAATTAGGGAATGTAGTTATAGAAAATAATGTAGAAATAGGTTCTAATTGCAGTATAGATAGAGGAACTATCGGTTCTACTGTTATTGGCGAAGGAACTAAAATAGATAATCTGATTCAGATTGCTCATAACGTAAAAATTGGTAAAAATAACGTTATCGCAGCACAAGCTGGTATAGCTGGTTCTACCGTTATTGGAGACTGGAATATGATTGGCGGACAAACTGGTGTTGCTGGTCATCTCAAAATAGGTAACCAGATTAGAGTACAAGCGCAGAGCGGAATAAATAGAGATGTACAAGACGGGGAAACACTCTTCGGAACACCTGCTTTCAATGCCGGTGATTACAGAAGAAGCTATGTGCTTTTCAGAAAATTCCCTGAAATTGTTGAACGAATAAATAATCTAGAAAAAAACTCAAAAGAAAATACTAATGAGTGA
- the lpxA gene encoding acyl-ACP--UDP-N-acetylglucosamine O-acyltransferase, protein MIHQLAAVDRRAKIGKDVTIEPFTTIAADVEIGEGTWIGPNVTIMDGARIGKNCRIFPGTVISAIPQDLKFDGEQTLTIIGDNTTIRECVTVNRGTKALGYTKVGNDCLIMATSHIAHDCVLGNHVIIVNGCGIAGHVEIGDFTVMGGLSAVHQFGKIGKHVMISGGTLVRKDIPPYVKVAREPMSYAGINSVGLRRRGFSNDRILEIQKIYKYLFQSKMNVSQATRFIENEMPPTEERDEILEFIKNSPRGIVKGYGTGKE, encoded by the coding sequence ATGATTCATCAATTAGCCGCTGTAGACAGACGTGCCAAAATTGGCAAAGATGTTACCATAGAACCTTTTACCACCATTGCTGCAGACGTAGAAATAGGAGAAGGAACTTGGATTGGTCCCAATGTTACCATTATGGATGGTGCAAGAATTGGTAAAAACTGTAGAATTTTTCCCGGAACGGTAATTTCTGCAATTCCACAAGATTTGAAATTTGATGGTGAACAAACATTGACCATTATTGGAGACAATACTACCATCAGAGAATGTGTAACCGTCAACAGGGGAACCAAAGCATTAGGCTATACCAAAGTAGGAAATGATTGCCTTATCATGGCTACTTCTCACATCGCTCATGACTGTGTTCTAGGAAACCATGTCATCATTGTAAACGGTTGCGGAATTGCAGGACACGTAGAAATAGGAGATTTCACTGTAATGGGAGGTCTTTCTGCGGTACACCAATTTGGCAAAATAGGCAAACACGTGATGATTTCTGGAGGAACACTCGTAAGAAAAGATATTCCACCTTATGTAAAAGTAGCGAGAGAACCTATGTCTTATGCAGGAATTAATTCTGTGGGATTAAGAAGAAGAGGTTTCAGTAATGATAGAATTTTAGAAATTCAAAAAATCTACAAATATCTTTTTCAATCTAAAATGAATGTTTCTCAGGCTACAAGATTCATCGAAAACGAAATGCCACCTACGGAAGAAAGAGACGAGATTTTAGAATTTATTAAAAATTCACCTCGTGGAATTGTAAAAGGTTACGGAACAGGAAAAGAATAA
- the sucD gene encoding succinate--CoA ligase subunit alpha: MSVLVNKDSKVIVQGFTGNEGTFHATQMIEYGTNVVGGVTPGKGGTEHLGKPVFNTVADAVAKAGANVSIIFVPPAFAADAVMEAAEAGIKVIVCITEGIPVADMVKVKEYIKDKGARLIGPNCPGIITSDEAKIGIMPGFVFKKGRVGIVSKSGTLTYEAADQVVRAGFGVSTAIGIGGDPIIGTTTKEALELFINDPETDAVVMIGEIGGSLEAEAARWYRDSGSKKPVVGFIAGQTAPKGRTMGHAGAIVGGAEDTAQAKMQIMEECGINVVASPADIGKTIAKVLG, from the coding sequence ATGTCAGTATTAGTAAATAAAGATTCAAAGGTAATCGTACAAGGATTTACAGGAAACGAAGGAACTTTTCATGCAACTCAAATGATTGAATACGGAACCAACGTAGTAGGTGGTGTAACTCCAGGAAAAGGAGGAACTGAACATCTTGGTAAGCCAGTTTTCAACACTGTTGCAGACGCAGTTGCTAAAGCAGGAGCTAATGTTTCTATTATTTTTGTACCACCTGCATTTGCTGCAGATGCTGTAATGGAAGCTGCAGAAGCTGGAATTAAAGTAATCGTTTGTATTACAGAAGGAATTCCGGTAGCTGATATGGTAAAAGTAAAAGAATATATTAAAGACAAAGGTGCTAGATTAATCGGTCCTAACTGCCCTGGAATTATCACTTCAGACGAAGCTAAAATCGGTATTATGCCAGGTTTCGTTTTCAAAAAAGGTAGAGTAGGTATTGTTTCTAAATCAGGTACTTTAACTTACGAAGCTGCAGACCAAGTGGTAAGAGCTGGTTTCGGTGTTTCTACTGCAATCGGTATTGGTGGTGACCCAATCATCGGAACAACTACTAAAGAAGCTTTAGAATTATTCATCAACGACCCAGAAACTGATGCAGTAGTGATGATTGGTGAAATTGGTGGTTCTCTAGAAGCTGAAGCGGCAAGATGGTACAGAGATTCTGGTTCTAAAAAACCAGTAGTAGGTTTCATCGCTGGTCAAACTGCTCCTAAAGGTAGAACTATGGGACACGCTGGTGCAATCGTAGGTGGTGCTGAAGATACGGCTCAAGCAAAAATGCAAATCATGGAGGAATGCGGAATCAACGTTGTAGCTTCTCCAGCTGATATCGGTAAAACTATTGCTAAAGTATTAGGATAA
- the efp gene encoding elongation factor P: MATSNDIKKGLCIEFNNDIYKVIEFLHVKPGKGPAFVRTKLKSVTNGKVIDNTFSAGHKIDEVKVITRKFQYLYDDENGFHFMNNEDFSQMYLNKEMIENAQFMKAGEEVTIIMKEADETPLSAEIPPTVYLEVIEADPGVKGNTATNALKNAIVETGARVLVPLFIEAGDKIKVNTEDGTYLERVK; encoded by the coding sequence ATGGCAACAAGTAATGATATTAAAAAAGGTCTTTGTATAGAATTCAACAATGACATTTATAAAGTAATCGAATTTTTACACGTAAAACCAGGAAAAGGTCCTGCTTTCGTAAGAACTAAACTAAAATCTGTAACCAATGGAAAAGTAATTGATAATACTTTTTCTGCAGGTCATAAAATAGACGAAGTAAAAGTAATTACTCGTAAATTTCAATACTTATATGATGATGAGAATGGTTTCCACTTCATGAATAACGAAGATTTCTCTCAAATGTATTTGAACAAAGAAATGATTGAAAACGCTCAATTCATGAAAGCGGGTGAAGAAGTAACCATCATTATGAAAGAAGCAGACGAAACTCCACTTTCAGCTGAAATTCCACCTACTGTTTACCTAGAAGTAATAGAAGCAGATCCAGGTGTAAAAGGAAACACTGCAACGAATGCACTTAAAAATGCCATCGTAGAAACGGGTGCTAGAGTTTTGGTTCCGCTTTTCATAGAAGCTGGTGACAAAATTAAAGTAAACACAGAAGACGGTACTTACCTAGAAAGAGTAAAATAA
- a CDS encoding LpxD N-terminal domain-containing protein — protein sequence MTFKSPQTLKTIAELIGAKYVGDENFQIFGTNEIHRVKKGEIVFVNHPKYYDKALHSEATIILIDKEVACPEGKALLVSDDPFRDFNKINDHFTGIQTFETTGNNLSIGENCKIHPSVIIGNDVKIGDNCMIFPNVVIGDRTVIGNNCIIQAGTVLGGDAFYYNKNAEGYRKMLSVGNVILEDEVEIGVNCCIDRGVTDSTIIKKGSKLDNLIQIGHDTVLGERTLVASGAMIAGCCIIEDDVQVWGQVGMASGKRVGKGAVLLGKTGVNRDLEGGKTYFGSLAEEFREYLKKEIKLKNL from the coding sequence ATGACTTTCAAATCTCCACAAACCCTTAAAACCATTGCCGAACTCATCGGTGCGAAATATGTAGGCGACGAAAATTTTCAAATTTTTGGAACCAATGAAATCCATCGCGTAAAAAAAGGAGAAATAGTCTTTGTCAATCATCCTAAATATTATGACAAAGCGCTTCATTCCGAAGCTACCATCATTTTGATAGATAAAGAAGTTGCTTGTCCAGAAGGAAAAGCACTTTTGGTTTCTGATGATCCTTTCAGAGACTTTAATAAAATCAACGACCATTTTACGGGTATTCAAACTTTTGAAACTACTGGTAACAATCTTTCTATTGGCGAAAATTGTAAAATTCACCCTTCTGTAATCATCGGAAATGATGTGAAAATTGGGGATAATTGTATGATTTTCCCAAATGTAGTTATTGGTGACAGAACGGTCATTGGCAATAATTGTATCATTCAGGCAGGAACTGTTTTAGGTGGCGATGCTTTCTATTACAACAAAAATGCGGAAGGTTACAGAAAAATGCTTTCCGTAGGAAATGTGATTTTAGAAGATGAGGTAGAAATCGGGGTTAACTGTTGCATAGACCGTGGTGTTACAGATTCTACCATCATCAAAAAAGGCTCAAAACTTGATAATTTAATCCAAATAGGTCACGACACTGTACTTGGCGAAAGAACTCTAGTAGCTTCAGGAGCGATGATTGCAGGTTGTTGTATCATAGAAGATGATGTACAAGTTTGGGGTCAAGTGGGTATGGCTTCTGGTAAAAGAGTAGGAAAAGGAGCGGTACTTTTAGGTAAAACTGGAGTGAACAGAGACTTAGAAGGTGGCAAAACTTATTTCGGTAGCTTAGCCGAAGAATTTAGAGAGTATTTAAAGAAAGAAATAAAGCTTAAAAATTTGTAA